CAGGATAAACGGGACGGCGTCCGTCCACGGGGCGTTACGGGCCGCCAGGTAGGAGCCGACGGTGACGGACGTGAGGACGTCGGTCGGGAAAAAACCCATGAGGAGAAAGCCGAGTCTGAACGAAAACCGCGGCGTCGCCGTCTCGAGTCTCCCCATCCATCGCGGCGGTTTCGACGTCGCTCTCGTTCGGTACGTGTGTACCATCGCGAGCAGGAGCGCGACGACGACGATCGCGCTGAGCGTCGTGTTCGACGCCCGCTGGCCGATCGTGCCGGTGCTGAACAGGTAGGTGATGGTGACGACGAGCGTGATCGAGACGGCCGCACCGCCCACGAACGCGACGGAGTTTCGCCGCCAGCGTTCGCTCGTCGCGAGGAAGATGGCGCTCAGGATCTGGGGGCCCGCGATCATCACGAATACCAGCGGCAACACCTCGAGGAAACTCACGGCTCGATCACCGGAGAACTGTGCTCCGGTTGCCGTGTCGAGACGGTCTCGAAGGGGGCTTTCGGTCTCACCGAGCGGGTACCGCTGGTACGGGTGGTACGAGTACCGTATCCGTTTCCTCTTGCGGGAATTTCGTCGGTCGTCATACTGAAATCGGGCGCGTTGTCGACCGTCCATCGCTAGTTGGACGCAACCCGTGCTAAAGCTTGACCGGACGGACCGATAGTTATTTCGCGTCGTTTACACCGGATCAATCGCCCGGTGCGGTCTGCGATTGGACGACGAGTGACGTGCTGTTAGTATCGATCGACCTGGCCCAGAAAACCCGTACAGTGCGGTGAATCGATCCGCTGTATTCAGCACGCCGATCGTGATAGCGGCGGAC
The nucleotide sequence above comes from Halosolutus halophilus. Encoded proteins:
- a CDS encoding GAP family protein, whose amino-acid sequence is MSFLEVLPLVFVMIAGPQILSAIFLATSERWRRNSVAFVGGAAVSITLVVTITYLFSTGTIGQRASNTTLSAIVVVALLLAMVHTYRTRATSKPPRWMGRLETATPRFSFRLGFLLMGFFPTDVLTSVTVGSYLAARNAPWTDAVPFILLTLLVLALPSLTLVAFGERAEAVLPKIRDWMNTNSWIVSEVVILFFIAMSLNNLLG